From the genome of Coffea eugenioides isolate CCC68of unplaced genomic scaffold, Ceug_1.0 ScVebR1_23;HRSCAF=104, whole genome shotgun sequence, one region includes:
- the LOC113756591 gene encoding LRR receptor-like serine/threonine-protein kinase EFR isoform X2, with amino-acid sequence MWEFRLSTLANLSFILLVAINFSVSHVSASKQLQNETDRLALLEFKRQIYDDPFAVLNSWNHSQHHCEWEGVTCSSRHNQRVMALTLRDKHLSGTISPHVGNLSFMRFIHLEENQFRGEIPQEFGRLFRLRVLNLSGNALGGKIPANLSYCSEMTAISLMSNRLEGKIPIDQLSNLKKLELFNIYSNNLTGEIPSSIGNLSALITLVLSFNNLGGYLPKEMGLLKKLAILRVGGNKLSGIIPASIFNSSTIILFSVAANSFHGNLPTNIGFTLPNLVVLAVGENKFHGKLPTSITNASGLVTLDLSRNKFQGQVPANLGDLTNLQIINLSINLFGNNSTGDLDFVASLTNCSNLTSLSLSGNNFGGKLPKVMANLSNQLTELYLGGNQLSGTIPEGFGNLVNLYLLTFETNSLSGHIPRDFGKLQNLQLLSLAQNELSGQIVSTLCNATALYRLEFSFNQFEGGNIFDNVLMNCQNLQVLGIYQNNFTGIISPHFLETHSSLMHLMLGENSFSGSLPPEVGKLIHLVDLDVSQNQLAGGIPISLADCTNLENLYMQSNFFQGTIPPNLASLKSIRQLDLSSNNLTGRIPKELQKLQFLSYLNLSYNDIEGEIPNTGIFSNASQISLTGNNKLCGGIPELEFPPCPVIKGKTRGKLKVIILLSIVLPAMLLVLGALLLSFLVHRKRERRMVAGFSSMPTRIDELLRLSYHELLCATSGFSPENLIGSGNFGAVYKGRLEKLGNKLVAVKVLDLQKNGASKSFEAECKTLRNIRHRNLISITSYCSSIDSRGDEFKALVYEFMENGNLDLWLHPETTDQATSSRSLNLLQKLNIAIDVASAMQYLHDHCDAEIVHCDLKPSNILLDNDLVAHVGDFGLARHLPKPNNRSSDQEGSSTIAIKGTIGYAPPAVCLLA; translated from the exons ATGTGGGAATTTCGCTTATCCACATTAGCAAACCTTTCTTTCATACTTTTAGTTGCCATCAATTTTTCAGTAAGCCATGTTTCAGCTTCTAAACAACTTCAAAATGAGACTGATCGCCTTGCTCTGCTTGAATTCAAGCGTCAGATATATGATGACCCCTTTGCTGTGCTGAATTCCTGGAACCATTCACAGCACCATTGCGAGTGGGAAGGAGTCACATGTAGTAGTCGACATAATCAGAGGGTCATGGCCTTGACTCTAAGGGATAAGCACTTGTCTGGAACTATATCACCTCATGTCGGAAATCTAAGCTTCATGAGGTTCATCCATCTTGAGGAGAATCAATTCCGTGGCGAGATTCCCCAAGAATTCGGTCGCCTCTTCAGGCTAAGAGTCTTGAACCTGTCAGGAAACGCACTCGGTGGAAAAATCCCAGCAAACCTGAGCTATTGCTCAGAGATGACTGCTATTAGCCTAATGAGCAACAGGCTAGAAGGGAAAATTCCGATTGATCAGCTGagcaatttgaagaagcttgaactttttaatatttattcaaACAATTTGACAGGAGAGATTCCCTCCTCCATTGGGAACTTATCAGCACTGATCACACTCGTGCTCAGCTTCAACAATCTGGGCGGATATTTGCCCAAGGAGATGGGGCTCTTAAAAAAGCTTGCCATATTAAGAGTTGGAGGAAATAAACTGTCTGGTATAATCCCTGCCTCTATCTTTAATAGTTCaaccattattttattttcagtAGCCGCCAATTCCTTTCATGGCAATCTCCCAACCAACATAGGTTTCACCCTACCAAATCTGGTAGTATTAGCTGTTGGGGAAAACAAGTTCCATGGAAAACTTCCAACTTCAATCACCAATGCTTCTGGGCTTGTGACACTTGATCTTTCCAGAAATAAGTTTCAAGGCCAAGTTCCAGCTAATTTAGGAGATCTGACAAACCTTCAAATAATAAATCTTTCTATTAATCTCTTCGGCAATAATTCTACCGGAGACTTGGATTTTGTTGCATCATTGACCAACTGCAGTAATCTAACATCTCTTTCCTTGAGTGGCAATAATTTTGGAGGTAAGCTTCCTAAAGTCATGGCCAATCTCTCAAATCAGCTCACAGAATTGTACTTGGGAGGAAATCAACTGTCAGGAACTATTCCAGAAGGGTTTGGAAATCTTGTCAATTTATATTTGCTTACCTTTGAAACAAACTCTCTTTCTGGCCACATTCCAAGAGATTTTGGCAAATTACAAAATTTGCAACTTCTGAGTCTAGCTCAAAATGAGTTGTCAGGACAGATAGTCTCTACCCTATGTAACGCCACAGCTCTATACCGTCTGGAGTTTTCATTTAACCAGTTTGAAGGGGGAAATATATTTGATAATGTTCTTATGAACTGTCAAAATTTGCAAGTTCTAGGTATAtatcaaaacaacttcactggAATTATTTCACCACATTTTCTGGAGACGCATTCATCACTGATGCATTTGATGTTAGGCGAAAATTCGTTTAGTGGTTCTCTGCCTCCTGAAGTAGGAAAGCTTATACATTTGGTGGATTTAGATGTTTCCCAAAACCAACTTGCTGGAGGTATACCCATATCACTTGCTGATTGTACAAATCTGGAGAATCTTTATATGCAATCCAATTTTTTCCAAGGAACAATTCCACCAAATTTGGCTTCTTTGAAGAGCATCCGGCAATTAGacctttcaagtaataacttgACTGGACGAATACCAAAAGAACTTCAGAAGCTTCAGTTTTTGAGCTACTTAAATCTTTCCTACAACGACATTGAGGGCGAGATACCAAACACTGGAATTTTCAGTAATGCAAGTCAAATATCATTGACTGGCAACAACAAACTCTGTGGAGGCATTCCAGAATTGGAGTTCCCACCTTGCCCAGTGATCAAGGGGAAAACCAGAGGAAAGCTTAAGGTTATCATATTGCTGTCCATTGTTTTACCAGCAATGCTTCTGGTTCTCGGTGCATTGTTGTTATCTTTCTTGGTACAtcgaaaaagagaaagaagaatgGTGGCCGGATTCTCTAGCATGCCCACAAGAATCGATGAGCTCTTACGGCTTTCTTACCATGAACTTCTTTGTGCAACTTCAGGATTTTCTCCAGAAAACTTAATTGGTTCAGGAAATTTTGGAGCCGTCTACAAAGGCAGATTAGAAAAACTTGGCAATAAGCTCGTAGCTGTCAAAGTTCTTGATCTTCAGAAGAATGGGGCTTCCAAAAGTTTTGAGGCTGAGTGCAAAACATTGAGAAACATTCGCCATAGAAACCTGATCTCTATCACGAGTTATTGCTCCAGTATTGATTCCAGGGGTGATGAATTCAAAGCTCTAGTCTACGAGTTTATGGAAAATGGAAATCTGGACCTATGGCTGCATCCAGAGACAACTGATCAAGCAACAAGCTCCAGAAGTCTTAATCTTCTTCAGAAGCTAAATATTGCAATTGATGTGGCTTCAGCAATGCAATATCTTCACGACCACTGTGACGCAGAGATTGTTCATTGTGATCTAAAACCAAGTAACATTCTTCTTGACAATGATCTTGTTGCCCATGTGGGTGATTTTGGATTGGCAAGGCATCTCCCAAAACCCAACAACAGATCTTCCGACCAAGAAGGCAGCAGTACTATTGCTATAAAAGGAACAATCGGTTACGCACCCCCAG CTGTTTGTTTGTTGGCCTGA
- the LOC113756591 gene encoding probable LRR receptor-like serine/threonine-protein kinase At3g47570 isoform X1 — protein sequence MWEFRLSTLANLSFILLVAINFSVSHVSASKQLQNETDRLALLEFKRQIYDDPFAVLNSWNHSQHHCEWEGVTCSSRHNQRVMALTLRDKHLSGTISPHVGNLSFMRFIHLEENQFRGEIPQEFGRLFRLRVLNLSGNALGGKIPANLSYCSEMTAISLMSNRLEGKIPIDQLSNLKKLELFNIYSNNLTGEIPSSIGNLSALITLVLSFNNLGGYLPKEMGLLKKLAILRVGGNKLSGIIPASIFNSSTIILFSVAANSFHGNLPTNIGFTLPNLVVLAVGENKFHGKLPTSITNASGLVTLDLSRNKFQGQVPANLGDLTNLQIINLSINLFGNNSTGDLDFVASLTNCSNLTSLSLSGNNFGGKLPKVMANLSNQLTELYLGGNQLSGTIPEGFGNLVNLYLLTFETNSLSGHIPRDFGKLQNLQLLSLAQNELSGQIVSTLCNATALYRLEFSFNQFEGGNIFDNVLMNCQNLQVLGIYQNNFTGIISPHFLETHSSLMHLMLGENSFSGSLPPEVGKLIHLVDLDVSQNQLAGGIPISLADCTNLENLYMQSNFFQGTIPPNLASLKSIRQLDLSSNNLTGRIPKELQKLQFLSYLNLSYNDIEGEIPNTGIFSNASQISLTGNNKLCGGIPELEFPPCPVIKGKTRGKLKVIILLSIVLPAMLLVLGALLLSFLVHRKRERRMVAGFSSMPTRIDELLRLSYHELLCATSGFSPENLIGSGNFGAVYKGRLEKLGNKLVAVKVLDLQKNGASKSFEAECKTLRNIRHRNLISITSYCSSIDSRGDEFKALVYEFMENGNLDLWLHPETTDQATSSRSLNLLQKLNIAIDVASAMQYLHDHCDAEIVHCDLKPSNILLDNDLVAHVGDFGLARHLPKPNNRSSDQEGSSTIAIKGTIGYAPPEYGLGVAASTLGDVYSYGILLLEMITRKRPIDDMFMDELDLHNYVNRALPGQVYEIVDPLLLSKAGDENKRMNPGGDKIDGEREMECVISLVKIGLKCSEKSPNDRMHMNEVVRKLHHIKDVFLGVSAYRKNLEA from the exons ATGTGGGAATTTCGCTTATCCACATTAGCAAACCTTTCTTTCATACTTTTAGTTGCCATCAATTTTTCAGTAAGCCATGTTTCAGCTTCTAAACAACTTCAAAATGAGACTGATCGCCTTGCTCTGCTTGAATTCAAGCGTCAGATATATGATGACCCCTTTGCTGTGCTGAATTCCTGGAACCATTCACAGCACCATTGCGAGTGGGAAGGAGTCACATGTAGTAGTCGACATAATCAGAGGGTCATGGCCTTGACTCTAAGGGATAAGCACTTGTCTGGAACTATATCACCTCATGTCGGAAATCTAAGCTTCATGAGGTTCATCCATCTTGAGGAGAATCAATTCCGTGGCGAGATTCCCCAAGAATTCGGTCGCCTCTTCAGGCTAAGAGTCTTGAACCTGTCAGGAAACGCACTCGGTGGAAAAATCCCAGCAAACCTGAGCTATTGCTCAGAGATGACTGCTATTAGCCTAATGAGCAACAGGCTAGAAGGGAAAATTCCGATTGATCAGCTGagcaatttgaagaagcttgaactttttaatatttattcaaACAATTTGACAGGAGAGATTCCCTCCTCCATTGGGAACTTATCAGCACTGATCACACTCGTGCTCAGCTTCAACAATCTGGGCGGATATTTGCCCAAGGAGATGGGGCTCTTAAAAAAGCTTGCCATATTAAGAGTTGGAGGAAATAAACTGTCTGGTATAATCCCTGCCTCTATCTTTAATAGTTCaaccattattttattttcagtAGCCGCCAATTCCTTTCATGGCAATCTCCCAACCAACATAGGTTTCACCCTACCAAATCTGGTAGTATTAGCTGTTGGGGAAAACAAGTTCCATGGAAAACTTCCAACTTCAATCACCAATGCTTCTGGGCTTGTGACACTTGATCTTTCCAGAAATAAGTTTCAAGGCCAAGTTCCAGCTAATTTAGGAGATCTGACAAACCTTCAAATAATAAATCTTTCTATTAATCTCTTCGGCAATAATTCTACCGGAGACTTGGATTTTGTTGCATCATTGACCAACTGCAGTAATCTAACATCTCTTTCCTTGAGTGGCAATAATTTTGGAGGTAAGCTTCCTAAAGTCATGGCCAATCTCTCAAATCAGCTCACAGAATTGTACTTGGGAGGAAATCAACTGTCAGGAACTATTCCAGAAGGGTTTGGAAATCTTGTCAATTTATATTTGCTTACCTTTGAAACAAACTCTCTTTCTGGCCACATTCCAAGAGATTTTGGCAAATTACAAAATTTGCAACTTCTGAGTCTAGCTCAAAATGAGTTGTCAGGACAGATAGTCTCTACCCTATGTAACGCCACAGCTCTATACCGTCTGGAGTTTTCATTTAACCAGTTTGAAGGGGGAAATATATTTGATAATGTTCTTATGAACTGTCAAAATTTGCAAGTTCTAGGTATAtatcaaaacaacttcactggAATTATTTCACCACATTTTCTGGAGACGCATTCATCACTGATGCATTTGATGTTAGGCGAAAATTCGTTTAGTGGTTCTCTGCCTCCTGAAGTAGGAAAGCTTATACATTTGGTGGATTTAGATGTTTCCCAAAACCAACTTGCTGGAGGTATACCCATATCACTTGCTGATTGTACAAATCTGGAGAATCTTTATATGCAATCCAATTTTTTCCAAGGAACAATTCCACCAAATTTGGCTTCTTTGAAGAGCATCCGGCAATTAGacctttcaagtaataacttgACTGGACGAATACCAAAAGAACTTCAGAAGCTTCAGTTTTTGAGCTACTTAAATCTTTCCTACAACGACATTGAGGGCGAGATACCAAACACTGGAATTTTCAGTAATGCAAGTCAAATATCATTGACTGGCAACAACAAACTCTGTGGAGGCATTCCAGAATTGGAGTTCCCACCTTGCCCAGTGATCAAGGGGAAAACCAGAGGAAAGCTTAAGGTTATCATATTGCTGTCCATTGTTTTACCAGCAATGCTTCTGGTTCTCGGTGCATTGTTGTTATCTTTCTTGGTACAtcgaaaaagagaaagaagaatgGTGGCCGGATTCTCTAGCATGCCCACAAGAATCGATGAGCTCTTACGGCTTTCTTACCATGAACTTCTTTGTGCAACTTCAGGATTTTCTCCAGAAAACTTAATTGGTTCAGGAAATTTTGGAGCCGTCTACAAAGGCAGATTAGAAAAACTTGGCAATAAGCTCGTAGCTGTCAAAGTTCTTGATCTTCAGAAGAATGGGGCTTCCAAAAGTTTTGAGGCTGAGTGCAAAACATTGAGAAACATTCGCCATAGAAACCTGATCTCTATCACGAGTTATTGCTCCAGTATTGATTCCAGGGGTGATGAATTCAAAGCTCTAGTCTACGAGTTTATGGAAAATGGAAATCTGGACCTATGGCTGCATCCAGAGACAACTGATCAAGCAACAAGCTCCAGAAGTCTTAATCTTCTTCAGAAGCTAAATATTGCAATTGATGTGGCTTCAGCAATGCAATATCTTCACGACCACTGTGACGCAGAGATTGTTCATTGTGATCTAAAACCAAGTAACATTCTTCTTGACAATGATCTTGTTGCCCATGTGGGTGATTTTGGATTGGCAAGGCATCTCCCAAAACCCAACAACAGATCTTCCGACCAAGAAGGCAGCAGTACTATTGCTATAAAAGGAACAATCGGTTACGCACCCCCAG aGTACGGATTGGGTGTTGCGGCATCAACTCTGGGGGATGTCTACAGCTATGGAATTCTTTTGCTAGAGATGATTACAAGGAAGAGGCCAATAGATGATATGTTCATGGATGAGCTAGATCTGCATAATTATGTTAATAGGGCCTTGCCTGGACAAGTTTACGAGATCGTGGACCCCTTGCTGCTTTCTAAAGCAGGAgatgaaaacaaaagaatgaatCCTGGAGGGGATAAAATTGATGGTGAAAGAGAGATGGAGTGTGTTATTTCCCTGGTGAAAATCGGGCTCAAATGctcagaaaaatcaccaaatgATCGGATGCACATGAATGAAGTTGTCAGAAAATTACATCATATTAAGGATGTTTTTCTTGGTGTCAGTGCATATCGAAAAAATCTTGAAGCTTAA